A stretch of bacterium DNA encodes these proteins:
- a CDS encoding GNAT family N-acetyltransferase — MAMNPSAAELEPRVSLLRDDDAWRDERLRTTWRALWAQSPGATLFQTWDWQYNHWRYLTRRARTFLLTVGEPEPVLMGVFYQVRDKRSGLPKVAFVGDDQADNHLLLVQPGVPESVGARAIGEFLKQRLVRVPLVAFTNVPESSWTGRVLQLVRSDRNARFSELVTTEAFAISLPQTPEEYLAGLGKWTRHHARDDLRRLQQQHDLKFAVYTDAGEQCLSAIESVDRARWGDGSNYWRSAMRDFERSCMRGLASSGSFLSIVLWLDNKPAAFVFGGVSGSTWLLLRTGYNPNIAPKLSIGKVTFLYAIQHAIRQGLRECDLSRGGEAYKQWLGGVARTNLQFLVYRSSFDRWLSQALASLMESARSNSFLRASYLRLRKEDANR; from the coding sequence ATGGCCATGAACCCAAGCGCGGCTGAGCTGGAGCCGCGCGTTTCTTTGCTGCGGGATGACGATGCGTGGAGAGACGAACGTCTGCGCACGACCTGGCGCGCGCTCTGGGCGCAATCGCCGGGCGCAACTCTGTTCCAGACATGGGACTGGCAATACAATCACTGGCGATACCTCACAAGGCGTGCCAGGACGTTTCTCCTGACGGTCGGGGAGCCGGAGCCCGTCCTGATGGGCGTCTTCTATCAGGTGCGCGACAAGCGCAGTGGCTTGCCCAAGGTTGCCTTTGTCGGCGACGACCAGGCGGACAATCACCTGCTGCTGGTCCAGCCGGGTGTGCCCGAGTCGGTCGGAGCGCGCGCCATCGGGGAGTTTCTGAAACAACGACTGGTTCGGGTTCCGCTGGTTGCGTTCACCAACGTGCCTGAGTCGAGCTGGACCGGGCGCGTGCTCCAACTCGTACGGTCGGATCGGAATGCCAGATTCTCAGAGCTTGTCACAACCGAGGCGTTCGCCATAAGCCTCCCGCAGACGCCGGAGGAATACCTGGCCGGGCTCGGCAAATGGACCAGACATCATGCCCGCGACGACCTGCGGCGGCTCCAGCAGCAGCATGACTTGAAGTTCGCGGTCTATACGGACGCAGGTGAACAGTGCCTGTCAGCCATCGAGTCGGTTGACCGCGCACGTTGGGGCGACGGCAGCAACTACTGGCGCAGCGCGATGCGTGATTTCGAACGTTCCTGCATGCGCGGGCTGGCGTCATCCGGAAGCTTCCTATCAATCGTCCTCTGGTTGGACAACAAGCCAGCGGCGTTCGTCTTCGGAGGGGTCTCGGGCTCCACCTGGCTTCTGCTGAGGACAGGATACAATCCGAATATCGCGCCCAAACTGAGCATCGGCAAGGTGACATTCCTGTATGCCATTCAGCATGCGATCCGACAGGGCTTGCGCGAGTGCGACCTGTCGCGTGGTGGAGAGGCCTACAAGCAGTGGCTTGGCGGAGTGGCTCGCACCAACCTCCAGTTTCTGGTGTATCGGAGCAGCTTCGACCGCTGGCTCAGTCAGGCGCTCGCGTCGCTGATGGAGAGTGCCAGGAGCAACTCCTTCCTGCGAGCCAGTTACCTCAGGCTGCGCAAGGAGGACGCTAATCGATAG
- a CDS encoding CapA family protein, which produces MSGQLGVNQDCITFAGDLHAPEVFRSELPLSPPWVCNLEGPVTKAQAGTSGKINLKIEEFVLEESLGSLPAAVSLANNHIMDYGEAGLKDTLGVLQKRGIQVFGLGRTGARSERPARIKCAGLDVALLGYVCRSTNPAVGAENSPSLMDDGLIEHDIQQAKLDGAARVVLCLHWGQEEVPLPTPQDRLKSIAYVRAGADLIVGHHSHCIQSWEVIDKTPVFYGLGNLVMPDRLRIPDSFDDAGHPQHWCEMRQHKWNRESLLVDWHPASREWHVRTAVFRRGLLKGHGVASKRRELRVPIGDEYARRHENSVRSSRWRAACADLLTRPRVPTRRGLIFALRTAPGRTDHQEGES; this is translated from the coding sequence GTGAGCGGCCAGCTGGGTGTGAACCAGGATTGCATCACCTTTGCCGGTGATCTGCATGCGCCGGAAGTATTTCGGAGCGAACTGCCGCTGTCGCCGCCATGGGTCTGCAACCTCGAGGGCCCGGTGACCAAAGCGCAAGCCGGAACGTCGGGGAAGATCAATCTGAAGATTGAGGAGTTCGTTCTTGAGGAGAGTCTCGGCTCGCTCCCCGCAGCCGTTTCACTCGCAAACAACCACATCATGGACTACGGAGAAGCCGGCCTGAAGGACACCCTTGGCGTTCTGCAGAAGAGGGGCATCCAGGTTTTCGGGCTGGGGAGAACGGGAGCCCGATCCGAACGGCCCGCACGGATCAAGTGTGCCGGACTTGACGTGGCACTGCTGGGCTATGTCTGCCGATCGACTAACCCCGCCGTGGGTGCTGAAAACTCGCCGTCCCTCATGGACGATGGGCTTATTGAGCACGACATCCAGCAGGCGAAACTCGATGGGGCTGCCAGGGTAGTGCTCTGCCTGCACTGGGGGCAGGAAGAAGTTCCGCTTCCAACCCCACAAGACCGCCTCAAGTCGATTGCCTACGTCAGGGCCGGGGCCGACCTCATAGTCGGGCACCACAGCCACTGTATCCAGTCGTGGGAAGTCATAGACAAGACGCCGGTCTTCTACGGGCTCGGCAATCTGGTGATGCCTGATCGGCTCCGGATTCCGGACAGCTTCGACGACGCCGGTCACCCGCAGCACTGGTGCGAAATGAGGCAGCACAAGTGGAACCGAGAGTCTCTTCTCGTCGATTGGCACCCCGCGAGCCGGGAATGGCATGTTCGTACAGCGGTCTTCCGCCGCGGTCTGCTCAAGGGACACGGGGTCGCCTCGAAACGCCGGGAACTGCGCGTCCCTATCGGCGACGAGTACGCAAGAAGGCATGAGAACTCGGTTCGCAGCAGCCGTTGGAGGGCGGCGTGCGCCGACCTGTTGACACGACCGAGAGTTCCGACACGAAGAGGACTGATCTTCGCTCTTCGGACAGCGCCGGGCCGGACCGATCATCAAGAGGGGGAGTCTTGA
- a CDS encoding glycosyltransferase family 4 protein: MSASPRVGVVVDRFTCPGGVQTCFIELVAGLNRVGITPEIAWDEPTDWQAIGSPVLDTTFGGGSLPIGSRTVRSLPAWLQDPAFRFSVRFARLNLERYDFIYCFQAGIRMPASTPNVCWLTGPAYLQLPDPLSTEDDGRARWSLKNCAVRLISPRLHPDPNSRYVAIAEWIADRFLHTYGSRLPVIWPPVRERTRPGSGPGPRRAGFLFLSRLEGYKNPEVMLGLAQRFPDVPVTVAGATIGSSKEPDRIRRLAAELALRNLTVVEDPTDDMIGRLFDSHLVFVFPARWEHFGIVTVEAIQAGLLPLVHDSGGQREIVPIDKLRFKSEKELAEKAAALLATTIADQRETLAVLQRHVARGSPDNYRKEMIMLMCQDLGLTELASRV; the protein is encoded by the coding sequence ATGAGCGCTAGTCCGCGGGTCGGCGTGGTTGTCGATCGTTTCACCTGTCCCGGCGGTGTTCAGACCTGCTTTATCGAACTGGTCGCAGGTCTGAATCGAGTAGGAATAACGCCCGAGATCGCATGGGATGAGCCAACTGACTGGCAGGCAATCGGCAGCCCCGTCCTCGACACGACCTTCGGTGGTGGCAGTCTGCCTATTGGCTCAAGGACGGTTCGGAGTCTTCCTGCATGGCTGCAGGACCCGGCTTTTCGCTTCAGCGTTCGCTTCGCGAGACTAAATCTTGAGCGCTACGATTTCATCTACTGCTTTCAGGCAGGCATACGCATGCCGGCCTCCACGCCTAATGTCTGCTGGCTGACCGGTCCGGCCTATCTCCAGTTGCCTGACCCGTTAAGTACTGAAGATGACGGTCGTGCCAGATGGTCGCTCAAGAACTGCGCCGTGAGGTTGATCTCGCCGCGCCTGCATCCTGATCCCAATTCGCGCTACGTCGCCATCGCAGAGTGGATAGCCGACCGCTTCCTTCACACCTATGGCAGCAGATTGCCGGTAATCTGGCCACCGGTCAGGGAGCGAACCCGCCCGGGCAGCGGTCCAGGGCCGCGCCGAGCGGGTTTTCTGTTTCTCTCCCGTCTTGAGGGCTACAAGAACCCGGAAGTGATGCTCGGGCTGGCGCAACGCTTCCCGGATGTACCCGTAACGGTGGCGGGCGCGACAATCGGTTCTTCAAAGGAGCCCGACAGAATCAGGCGCCTCGCCGCGGAGCTGGCGCTGAGGAATCTTACCGTCGTGGAGGACCCGACCGATGACATGATCGGTCGTCTGTTCGATTCGCACCTGGTGTTTGTCTTCCCGGCGCGCTGGGAGCACTTCGGAATCGTAACGGTGGAAGCGATACAGGCCGGTCTGCTTCCGTTGGTGCATGACTCGGGCGGCCAGCGCGAGATCGTACCCATCGACAAACTGAGGTTCAAGAGCGAGAAGGAACTTGCTGAAAAGGCGGCCGCACTCTTGGCAACAACTATCGCGGACCAGCGTGAAACACTGGCGGTTCTGCAACGCCACGTTGCCAGAGGCTCGCCCGATAACTACAGAAAAGAGATGATCATGCTAATGTGCCAAGACCTGGGTTTGACTGAACTGGCGAGCCGAGTGTAG
- a CDS encoding glycosyltransferase family 4 protein, which produces MSGIEVFVRTLVERLQQLGHHAVVITAAAAAWHGAEPDRVGDIPVYRFAESTIKPRLLTHRFQYLQTVERAVRKERLDVVECCDESGLLWSKRFGCPLIVRMHQNGSVRLRMMGLRPEPVGDFFVRRLLRIADLRVGVSDWVARMTLDTVGLNDLDYRVVYNGVDTSVFTPTNTRADADLILYVGQLNDRKGLDTLFAAIPAVMRQHPAARLRCVGANRAESGLPPPSEKYMSMIPSSLRSRVDFAGEVARERMPEEFRRAGLCVFPSRAEGHPIAVLEAMACGAPVVFMRDGVGPEVIADRVDGLLCDTRDPAVLASTMSEALSSPGLRSGLGKRARQKVELKFSLDKTTDENVAMYEEMVRSE; this is translated from the coding sequence GTGAGCGGTATCGAGGTGTTCGTCCGAACTCTCGTCGAACGGCTGCAGCAACTTGGCCACCATGCGGTCGTCATTACCGCTGCGGCTGCCGCGTGGCACGGCGCGGAACCGGACCGCGTCGGAGACATTCCGGTGTACCGCTTCGCCGAGTCGACGATCAAGCCGCGTCTGCTCACGCACAGGTTCCAGTATCTGCAAACAGTCGAGCGGGCTGTCCGGAAGGAACGGCTGGACGTTGTGGAATGCTGTGATGAAAGCGGGCTGCTGTGGTCAAAGCGGTTCGGCTGTCCGCTGATTGTGCGCATGCACCAGAACGGGTCGGTTCGTTTGAGGATGATGGGGTTACGCCCGGAGCCGGTCGGTGACTTCTTTGTCCGAAGACTCCTTAGGATCGCGGACCTCCGCGTGGGGGTCAGTGACTGGGTCGCGCGGATGACGCTTGACACGGTTGGGCTGAATGACCTTGATTACCGGGTAGTCTACAACGGAGTAGACACATCGGTATTCACTCCGACCAACACCCGGGCCGACGCCGACCTCATCCTCTACGTAGGCCAACTGAACGACCGCAAGGGCCTCGACACCCTGTTCGCTGCCATCCCGGCCGTCATGCGCCAACATCCCGCCGCCAGACTAAGGTGTGTGGGTGCGAATCGCGCGGAGTCGGGCCTCCCGCCTCCGTCCGAGAAGTACATGTCCATGATTCCATCGTCGCTCAGGTCGCGTGTGGACTTCGCCGGTGAAGTAGCGAGGGAGAGGATGCCCGAGGAGTTCAGACGTGCCGGTCTGTGCGTATTTCCCTCGAGAGCGGAGGGCCATCCGATCGCGGTCCTGGAGGCCATGGCCTGTGGAGCCCCAGTCGTGTTCATGAGAGATGGAGTCGGTCCCGAGGTGATAGCGGACCGCGTGGATGGACTGCTCTGCGATACGCGCGATCCTGCGGTTCTGGCGAGTACGATGTCGGAGGCACTGTCGTCGCCTGGTTTGAGAAGCGGTCTCGGAAAGCGGGCTCGACAGAAGGTGGAACTCAAGTTCTCCCTGGACAAGACGACGGACGAGAACGTGGCGATGTACGAAGAGATGGTGAGAAGTGAATGA